One genomic window of Halovivax cerinus includes the following:
- a CDS encoding SelT/SelW/SelH family protein, which yields MTTVDITYCVPCGHLDRAQDLQHQILSTYGQELDAVSLVTGDSGVFTVHADGDLLFDTAEDEYDPDAIVAQVRDRL from the coding sequence ATGACGACTGTCGACATCACCTACTGCGTACCGTGTGGCCACCTCGACCGAGCCCAGGATCTCCAGCACCAGATCCTCTCGACGTACGGCCAGGAACTCGACGCCGTCTCGCTCGTCACCGGCGACTCCGGCGTCTTTACCGTCCACGCAGACGGTGACCTGCTCTTCGACACGGCCGAAGACGAGTACGATCCCGACGCGATCGTCGCACAGGTTCGCGATCGTCTCTAG
- a CDS encoding HTTM domain-containing protein, with amino-acid sequence MKNRRTRPGPTGRRAKRTIEWCSEWLASRFAIDRRALAAFRIGLGGLLLVDLALRSRWLGAFYTDDGVLPRRALFSDYAAAESFFTLSGEPWAIALFFGTMGVAALAMVVGYRTRVATILSWLFLLALHARNPMILNGGDNLFLMLFFWGMFLPLGDRWSIDALRSREATSTSATSVATMAVLLQVVLMYVTNAIHKSRSDLWMDGEAVAYVMQADQFTIFLGNHIAEWFVLLRAVTLAWLVLLAAAPLLLVCSGTPRAVLASLFAGMHVGMLATMRLGIFPLVVVVAVVPFYQTVVWDGVERLASRVGAIDQATNLYERHFRRLRPEPDADEDRPGHRVTPDEDRPDPSATVGVDGPRSSVATEGARQGRSVRDLIDASVDRGSVVFSTVIPWVFVVLVVLSNAQAVEYTEVPDPAEEVLDSTKMEQTWRMFAPNPVHTTNWFVAAGELENGTTVDVIHGGQVQRDRPDDIDARIRSARWRKYFANVYQADNENHRSYLANHLCGSWNRSHETNVDTVTVYRGYERTTPHGGSEASGEVTLVEYDCSGPFVQRGD; translated from the coding sequence ATGAAGAATCGTCGAACACGGCCTGGACCGACGGGGCGGCGAGCGAAGCGGACGATCGAGTGGTGTAGCGAGTGGCTGGCGTCGCGGTTCGCGATCGATCGGCGCGCACTGGCGGCGTTCCGAATCGGGCTCGGCGGATTGTTGCTCGTCGACCTGGCGTTGCGGTCTCGGTGGCTGGGCGCGTTCTACACGGACGACGGCGTCCTTCCCCGACGGGCGCTCTTCAGCGATTACGCCGCGGCCGAGTCGTTCTTCACCCTCTCCGGAGAGCCGTGGGCGATTGCGCTTTTCTTCGGTACGATGGGAGTGGCCGCCCTCGCGATGGTGGTCGGGTATCGAACGCGGGTCGCGACGATCCTCTCGTGGCTCTTCTTGCTCGCGTTGCACGCCCGCAATCCGATGATCCTGAACGGCGGTGACAACCTGTTCCTGATGCTGTTCTTCTGGGGGATGTTCCTGCCGCTCGGCGACCGGTGGTCGATCGACGCGTTACGGTCGCGCGAGGCGACGAGCACGAGCGCGACGAGCGTCGCGACGATGGCGGTCCTGCTGCAGGTCGTGTTGATGTACGTGACGAACGCGATTCACAAGTCGCGGAGTGACCTGTGGATGGACGGGGAGGCGGTTGCGTACGTCATGCAGGCCGATCAGTTCACCATCTTTCTTGGCAACCACATCGCGGAGTGGTTCGTCCTCCTGCGCGCGGTCACGCTCGCCTGGCTGGTGCTCCTCGCGGCCGCCCCGTTGCTGCTCGTCTGCTCCGGGACCCCACGGGCGGTTCTCGCCTCGTTGTTCGCCGGGATGCACGTCGGGATGCTCGCGACGATGCGCCTCGGGATCTTCCCGCTCGTCGTCGTGGTCGCCGTCGTTCCGTTCTACCAGACCGTCGTGTGGGATGGCGTCGAACGACTCGCGTCGCGCGTCGGCGCGATCGACCAGGCCACCAACCTGTACGAGCGCCACTTTCGGCGACTCCGTCCGGAACCGGACGCCGACGAAGATCGACCTGGCCACCGTGTGACACCAGACGAGGATCGACCGGATCCAAGTGCAACCGTCGGGGTGGACGGCCCGCGGTCGAGTGTGGCCACCGAGGGAGCGCGGCAGGGGCGGTCCGTCCGCGACCTGATCGACGCGAGCGTCGATCGCGGGAGCGTCGTCTTCTCGACGGTGATTCCCTGGGTGTTCGTCGTCCTCGTCGTCCTCTCGAACGCGCAGGCGGTGGAGTACACCGAGGTCCCGGATCCGGCGGAGGAGGTGCTCGACTCGACGAAGATGGAACAGACGTGGCGGATGTTCGCACCCAATCCCGTCCACACCACGAACTGGTTCGTCGCCGCCGGTGAACTGGAGAACGGCACCACCGTCGACGTCATCCACGGTGGACAGGTACAACGCGACCGACCGGACGACATCGACGCACGGATTCGGAGCGCTCGCTGGCGAAAATACTTCGCAAACGTCTACCAGGCGGACAACGAGAATCACCGATCGTACCTCGCGAACCACCTCTGTGGGTCGTGGAACCGATCGCACGAGACGAACGTCGACACCGTGACAGTCTACCGAGGCTACGAGCGGACGACGCCACACGGCGGAAGCGAAGCGAGCGGCGAGGTCACGCTCGTCGAGTACGACTGTTCGGGACCGTTCGTCCAGCGAGGCGACTGA
- a CDS encoding tyrosine-type recombinase/integrase, with translation MSNLEPISPQEAVSLYLEARDDAAANTMEAQDYRLRAFVTWCDEEGIANLNDLTGRHMYAYRVWRRDGGYSGEELETVTLRGDMATMRAFLRFCGEINAVPEELYDQVPLPRTAGNDVSDSTLDPDHAVEILDYLERFEYANRRHIIVLLLWHTGCRVGELRALDLGDLDLDGNRPRADGPAIHFVHRPEKGTPLKNQERSERWNAISEHVAQTLQEYIDGPRETVVDEFGRAALITTRHGRVSISACRDTLYRVTRPCWRGEKCPHDRDPDTCEWTHYAKMSKCPSARSPHDVRSGRVTAHRLADEDRALVADRMNASEEILDKHYDRRSERQKAEQRRRFFAL, from the coding sequence GTGAGCAACCTCGAACCGATCAGCCCGCAAGAGGCGGTGAGCCTCTATCTCGAAGCGCGCGACGACGCTGCCGCGAACACGATGGAGGCGCAGGATTACCGCCTACGAGCGTTCGTTACGTGGTGTGACGAGGAGGGCATCGCCAATCTGAACGACCTGACTGGCCGTCACATGTACGCGTATCGGGTCTGGCGGCGAGATGGCGGCTACTCTGGGGAAGAACTGGAGACGGTCACGCTCAGGGGAGACATGGCCACGATGCGAGCGTTCCTCAGGTTCTGTGGGGAGATAAACGCCGTTCCGGAAGAACTCTACGATCAGGTCCCACTCCCCCGGACGGCAGGTAACGACGTTAGCGACTCGACGCTCGACCCCGATCACGCCGTCGAGATCCTCGACTACCTGGAGCGCTTCGAGTACGCCAATCGACGCCACATCATCGTCTTACTTCTCTGGCACACCGGCTGTCGCGTCGGCGAGTTACGAGCGCTCGATCTCGGCGATCTCGACCTGGATGGGAATCGACCACGCGCCGACGGACCGGCGATACACTTCGTCCACCGGCCGGAGAAAGGTACCCCACTGAAGAACCAGGAACGAAGCGAGCGCTGGAATGCGATCAGCGAACACGTCGCCCAGACGCTTCAGGAGTACATCGACGGCCCGCGTGAGACGGTCGTCGACGAGTTTGGTCGAGCGGCGCTGATCACGACTCGTCACGGACGCGTATCCATCTCGGCCTGTCGAGATACGCTCTATCGCGTTACGCGCCCGTGCTGGCGCGGTGAGAAGTGCCCGCACGACAGGGATCCGGACACCTGCGAGTGGACGCACTACGCCAAGATGAGCAAGTGTCCGTCGGCTCGATCTCCCCACGACGTCCGAAGCGGTCGGGTGACGGCGCATCGGCTCGCCGACGAAGATCGAGCACTCGTCGCCGATCGCATGAACGCGAGCGAGGAGATTCTCGACAAGCACTACGATCGACGGAGCGAGCGGCAGAAAGCGGAACAGCGACGGAGGTTCTTCGCACTATGA
- a CDS encoding AAA family ATPase yields the protein MSGGYDAADLSDKIREGDVEANIGAVLADEKPVGNIMLTAERAGLDETSPLVAMLDRTSQSDMLRRARQHGHVPSMNAATGLSESRTDATGYERLVREIKKPASQTLIKGPKGSGKTTKATDLIRELYRDLDGELAVFTNVKMRGMDDLDAVTFGEMVSELLEWNRDTSGEKVALLDEISTTLNAHANPGGDVRRTVSRFINALRKGDGGSTRLLLIGHEHDTDVAAIIREQSDLVIRADGKIDDGLIDCVTVFDGWKAYLQEDKWFAVRGLLDVPDGSPWKVPTNYFAHFELDLDAPEEQIQRGRLIEDWEQYQDGHETDGGTDTGRVSCCGVKANGDDCNSLTDHESGFCAYHREQWDGEPDERLQEAD from the coding sequence ATGAGTGGAGGCTACGACGCGGCGGACCTCTCCGACAAGATCCGAGAGGGTGACGTCGAGGCCAACATCGGCGCCGTCCTGGCCGACGAGAAACCGGTCGGCAACATCATGCTGACAGCCGAGCGCGCCGGTCTCGACGAGACGTCGCCGCTCGTCGCGATGCTCGATCGTACCTCACAGTCCGACATGCTCCGGCGAGCCCGCCAACACGGCCACGTCCCCTCGATGAACGCGGCAACCGGCCTCTCGGAGTCGCGAACCGACGCGACGGGGTACGAGCGCCTGGTTCGCGAGATCAAGAAGCCGGCGAGCCAGACGCTCATCAAAGGCCCGAAGGGGTCCGGAAAGACCACCAAGGCCACCGATCTCATCCGCGAGTTGTATCGTGACCTCGACGGCGAGTTGGCCGTCTTTACCAACGTCAAGATGCGCGGGATGGACGACCTCGACGCGGTGACGTTCGGCGAGATGGTATCGGAACTCCTCGAATGGAACCGCGATACGTCCGGCGAGAAAGTCGCGCTGCTCGACGAGATCTCGACGACTCTCAACGCGCACGCCAACCCCGGCGGCGACGTGCGCCGGACAGTCTCGCGGTTCATCAACGCCCTGCGGAAGGGCGACGGCGGCTCGACGCGCCTGCTGCTGATCGGTCACGAGCACGACACCGACGTCGCGGCGATCATCCGCGAGCAGTCCGACCTGGTGATCCGCGCCGACGGCAAGATCGACGACGGCCTGATCGACTGCGTGACGGTCTTCGACGGCTGGAAAGCGTACCTCCAGGAAGACAAATGGTTCGCGGTGCGCGGCCTCCTGGACGTCCCCGACGGGTCGCCCTGGAAGGTCCCGACGAACTACTTCGCCCACTTCGAGCTCGATCTCGACGCGCCGGAGGAACAGATCCAGCGTGGCCGGCTGATCGAAGACTGGGAGCAGTATCAGGACGGCCACGAGACGGACGGAGGCACCGACACGGGGCGCGTGAGTTGTTGCGGGGTGAAAGCCAACGGCGACGACTGCAATTCGCTCACGGACCACGAGAGCGGGTTCTGTGCGTACCACCGCGAGCAGTGGGACGGCGAGCCCGACGAGCGACTCCAGGAGGCCGACTGA
- a CDS encoding MarR family transcriptional regulator codes for MSSVEAVEPQTHEVALNYIFADDGLNPYFACFQSIKTGGGSRMGSFRLDGEQWKATLYYQESGICHPGDETPQGTPIAIDEIREYRLSIERASDEDPVEKQRLNAHLAPRWQGMEVENSYGERSELSIPTGIREAVNVRVQGSNVDVFRYQDLIARAFQAVDISAGYFEEPHEYSNVQDLARYVRIDDDRSGPIHARDGPIANLGHLLESDRTGYRKVVQNDSDEDGETVPGYYHTVTLGPERVTEAFPGHRAPREIKHYKSREYKSLESSHPLKNPKVEVAYQSSRWDESIGVDRESLRELVRQLDETLLAVLADAGLTVHPQDGSGGGGPFVEDRYFDPSRSAERELVDLNLTEIQSHQESVVIRYLADGGFSPVEWESLEVLLADGGEVSPTDIAEAKDRHPDSVRRALNRIPEIVESEYGRVSLRSNHIAELVHEAVQEAKDATRRAVEAGAKAVAAAERGLDETTSALMAWCAKHGVDVDDRSEARMKIRLGDVASTHDARGRLHEAYRLWCDAGKDPVRFRQAQVEINGGLSAAYRYLDANRGRDRYVQHR; via the coding sequence ATGAGCTCGGTCGAGGCGGTTGAACCGCAGACCCACGAGGTTGCGCTCAACTACATCTTCGCGGATGATGGGCTGAACCCCTATTTCGCCTGTTTCCAGTCGATCAAGACTGGTGGCGGGTCTCGAATGGGCTCGTTCCGGCTCGACGGCGAGCAGTGGAAAGCGACACTGTACTACCAAGAGAGCGGTATCTGCCACCCTGGCGACGAGACACCCCAGGGAACGCCGATCGCGATCGACGAGATTCGGGAGTACCGGCTCTCGATCGAGCGCGCGTCGGACGAAGACCCGGTCGAGAAACAACGCCTGAACGCGCATCTCGCGCCGCGCTGGCAGGGAATGGAGGTCGAAAACAGCTACGGCGAGCGGTCCGAATTGTCGATTCCGACCGGGATACGCGAGGCCGTGAACGTCCGCGTTCAGGGAAGTAACGTCGACGTGTTCCGGTATCAGGATCTCATTGCGAGAGCGTTCCAGGCCGTCGACATCAGCGCCGGCTACTTCGAGGAGCCGCACGAGTACTCGAACGTCCAGGACCTGGCCCGGTACGTGCGTATCGACGACGACCGGAGCGGTCCGATTCACGCCCGCGATGGGCCGATCGCGAATCTCGGCCACCTGCTCGAATCCGATCGAACAGGCTACCGGAAGGTCGTCCAGAACGATAGCGACGAGGACGGCGAGACGGTGCCCGGCTACTATCACACGGTCACACTCGGTCCAGAACGCGTCACCGAAGCGTTCCCAGGTCACCGCGCACCCCGTGAGATCAAGCACTACAAGTCACGAGAGTACAAGTCTCTCGAATCCAGCCACCCGCTCAAGAACCCGAAGGTCGAAGTCGCATACCAGTCGAGTCGGTGGGACGAGTCGATCGGTGTCGATCGCGAGAGTCTGCGCGAACTCGTTCGCCAGCTCGACGAGACGCTACTCGCCGTGTTGGCCGACGCGGGGCTCACCGTCCATCCCCAGGACGGGAGCGGTGGCGGTGGGCCGTTCGTCGAGGATCGGTATTTCGACCCGTCCCGTTCGGCCGAGCGCGAGCTCGTCGACCTCAACCTGACCGAGATTCAGTCGCACCAGGAGTCGGTGGTGATCCGGTACCTTGCCGACGGCGGGTTTTCACCGGTCGAATGGGAGTCGCTCGAAGTCCTCTTGGCCGACGGTGGCGAGGTCTCGCCGACCGACATCGCAGAAGCGAAAGACCGCCACCCTGACAGCGTGCGGCGTGCCCTGAATCGCATTCCAGAGATCGTCGAGAGCGAATACGGGCGCGTCTCGCTCCGGTCGAATCACATCGCCGAACTCGTTCACGAGGCGGTGCAGGAGGCCAAAGACGCCACTCGCCGGGCGGTCGAAGCTGGCGCGAAGGCTGTCGCCGCGGCCGAGCGTGGGCTCGACGAGACGACGAGCGCGCTCATGGCGTGGTGCGCAAAGCACGGCGTCGATGTCGACGATCGATCCGAGGCTCGAATGAAGATCCGCCTGGGCGATGTCGCGTCGACGCACGACGCCCGGGGCCGGCTTCACGAAGCCTATCGGCTCTGGTGCGACGCCGGGAAAGATCCGGTGAGGTTCCGACAGGCGCAGGTCGAGATCAACGGCGGGCTGTCCGCCGCCTATCGGTATCTCGACGCGAACCGCGGTCGCGACCGGTACGTGCAGCACAGATAG
- a CDS encoding DUF6884 domain-containing protein, with the protein MTRPDPHLPRPREGELPNGDLAVVRDRQLSNSAVTVPAEDRALYECLMAILWDSHVPDTMPANLAVACEDLIEVLDIVSRPDRGIAWINGSGYGLSYCHAVRRAIEERHEREPVTLVAVGCSGTKTTIDEPLPAADRYEGGYWTNKREYYETVGDDGRIISAEHGLLDPAEPIEYYETHIEDLDGIPVDHDGRLPSGDEVTTLVDLWALSVHDSLSKWIDDAAGGVDPRDVELQVLLGKPYHNRLRDRDVFAGLRARGDLTISFPFREEVDYSNGGGIGNQRSWMVDEIEAATVLATDGGEQR; encoded by the coding sequence GTGACGCGCCCCGATCCGCACTTACCGCGCCCGAGAGAGGGTGAGCTTCCAAATGGTGACCTGGCCGTCGTCAGAGACCGACAGCTGAGCAACTCGGCTGTCACCGTGCCGGCCGAAGATCGAGCGCTGTACGAGTGTCTCATGGCGATTCTGTGGGACAGTCACGTCCCCGACACGATGCCGGCGAATCTCGCGGTGGCGTGCGAGGACCTCATCGAAGTGCTCGACATCGTTAGCCGCCCTGATCGGGGAATCGCCTGGATCAACGGCTCTGGCTACGGGCTGTCCTACTGTCACGCTGTCCGGCGAGCGATCGAAGAACGTCACGAGCGGGAGCCGGTCACTCTCGTCGCAGTCGGCTGCTCGGGGACAAAAACAACTATCGACGAGCCGCTCCCTGCGGCAGATCGATACGAAGGCGGCTACTGGACGAATAAGCGCGAGTACTACGAGACAGTCGGTGACGACGGCCGGATCATCTCGGCCGAACACGGCTTACTCGACCCCGCTGAACCGATCGAGTACTACGAGACTCACATCGAGGATCTCGACGGGATTCCCGTCGATCACGATGGGCGGCTTCCGTCGGGCGACGAGGTGACGACACTTGTTGATCTGTGGGCCTTGAGCGTACACGATTCTCTTTCGAAGTGGATCGACGACGCAGCCGGTGGCGTCGATCCGCGCGATGTCGAGCTGCAGGTGCTCCTCGGCAAGCCGTATCACAACCGACTCCGCGATCGGGACGTGTTCGCGGGTCTCCGGGCGAGGGGCGATCTAACTATCTCGTTCCCGTTCCGCGAGGAAGTCGACTACAGCAACGGTGGAGGAATCGGTAATCAGCGGAGTTGGATGGTGGACGAGATCGAGGCCGCCACGGTGCTCGCGACCGATGGAGGTGAGCAGCGGTGA
- a CDS encoding double zinc ribbon domain-containing protein, translating into MGKITFRADDDLVDELESFDTSKSEVMREALRSYLGRSPPTPGVQSPASSSTDDSTGTSASSLDDVLENRIDDAITDRLDRTAPTDVRLQITVDSECRSDRSLDASDAAFDADDPSDAIAGFDEVDPSDRRTCSQCGTDVRPSHVYCPNCGEKMAGRVFCECGSEVRSDWAFCPSCGRRTPAADVLDSA; encoded by the coding sequence ATGGGCAAGATCACGTTTCGCGCGGACGACGACCTCGTCGACGAACTCGAGTCGTTCGACACTTCGAAGAGCGAGGTCATGCGCGAAGCGTTGCGTTCGTATCTCGGTCGCTCCCCGCCGACGCCTGGCGTGCAATCGCCGGCGTCTTCGTCGACCGACGACTCGACGGGTACCTCTGCCTCGTCGCTCGACGACGTTCTCGAGAACCGCATCGACGACGCCATCACGGATCGACTCGATCGAACGGCGCCCACCGACGTCAGGTTGCAGATCACGGTCGACTCCGAGTGCAGGTCCGATAGATCGCTGGACGCGAGTGACGCGGCGTTCGACGCCGACGACCCCTCGGACGCCATCGCCGGCTTCGACGAAGTGGACCCATCGGATCGCCGGACCTGTTCGCAATGTGGGACGGACGTCCGGCCGTCGCACGTGTACTGTCCCAACTGCGGCGAGAAGATGGCGGGCCGCGTCTTCTGTGAGTGCGGGTCCGAGGTCCGCTCCGATTGGGCATTCTGTCCGTCCTGTGGCCGGCGAACACCTGCGGCGGACGTTCTCGACTCCGCTTGA
- a CDS encoding ribbon-helix-helix domain-containing protein, giving the protein MERVTLRIPKQQIDEVEQLVETGEFPNRSEAIRSAVREMINEQAENRPERAGKRTWAKV; this is encoded by the coding sequence ATGGAGCGTGTGACACTGCGAATTCCGAAGCAGCAGATAGACGAGGTCGAACAGCTGGTCGAGACGGGCGAGTTCCCGAACCGGAGCGAGGCGATCCGGTCGGCCGTCCGTGAGATGATCAACGAACAGGCGGAGAACCGGCCCGAGCGAGCCGGTAAACGAACCTGGGCGAAGGTGTAA
- the ftsZ gene encoding cell division protein FtsZ, with amino-acid sequence MQDIVQDALENAEAEARDMDVSMDDDEFGDPRIVIIGAGGAGNNTINRLYNIGVEGADTIAINTDKQHLKMIEADTKILVGKSLTNGLGAGGDPSMGERATEMAQSTIKDVLGDADLVFVTAGMGGGTGTGAAPVCAKIAKEQGAIVVGMVSTPFNVERARTVKAEEGLENLREQADSIIVLDNNRLLDYVPNLPIGKAFSVMDQIIAETVKGISETITQPSLINLDYADMSTIMNQGGVAVMLVGETQDKNKTEEVVKDAMNHPLLDVDYRGASGGLVHITGGPDLTLKEAEGIADNITERLEASANVIWGARIQENYKGKVRVMAIMTGVQSAQVLGPTTQKQADKSRRSIEGVNDADFDASKNVDTGGETGYGAHSDGGRDQVERNNGVDVIR; translated from the coding sequence ATGCAGGACATCGTTCAGGACGCCCTCGAAAACGCCGAAGCTGAAGCCCGGGACATGGACGTCTCGATGGACGACGACGAGTTCGGTGACCCGCGGATCGTCATCATCGGGGCCGGTGGTGCGGGCAACAACACCATCAATCGGCTGTACAACATCGGCGTCGAAGGGGCCGATACGATCGCGATCAACACGGACAAACAGCACCTGAAGATGATCGAGGCCGACACCAAGATCCTCGTCGGCAAGTCGCTGACGAACGGTCTCGGCGCCGGTGGCGACCCGTCGATGGGCGAACGAGCCACCGAGATGGCCCAGAGCACCATCAAGGACGTCCTCGGCGACGCGGATCTCGTCTTCGTCACCGCCGGCATGGGCGGTGGGACGGGTACCGGTGCTGCACCCGTCTGTGCGAAGATCGCCAAGGAACAGGGCGCGATCGTCGTCGGGATGGTCTCGACGCCGTTCAACGTCGAGCGTGCCCGCACGGTGAAAGCCGAGGAAGGACTCGAGAACCTGCGCGAACAGGCCGACTCGATCATCGTCCTCGACAACAACCGACTGCTCGATTACGTCCCGAACCTTCCGATCGGCAAGGCGTTCTCGGTGATGGACCAGATCATCGCCGAGACGGTCAAGGGCATCTCCGAGACGATCACCCAGCCGAGCCTGATCAACCTGGACTACGCGGACATGTCTACGATCATGAATCAGGGCGGCGTCGCGGTGATGCTCGTCGGCGAGACACAGGACAAGAACAAGACCGAAGAGGTGGTCAAGGACGCGATGAACCACCCGCTGTTAGACGTCGACTACCGCGGCGCGTCCGGTGGACTCGTCCACATCACCGGCGGCCCCGACCTCACGCTCAAAGAGGCCGAGGGAATCGCCGACAACATCACCGAACGCCTCGAGGCCAGCGCAAACGTTATCTGGGGCGCCCGGATCCAGGAGAACTACAAGGGCAAGGTCCGCGTCATGGCGATCATGACCGGCGTCCAGTCCGCACAGGTCCTCGGTCCGACGACCCAGAAGCAGGCCGACAAGTCCCGTCGGAGCATCGAAGGCGTCAATGACGCCGACTTCGACGCCAGCAAGAACGTCGATACCGGTGGCGAGACCGGCTACGGCGCTCACAGTGACGGCGGTCGCGACCAGGTCGAGCGCAACAACGGCGTCGACGTCATCCGGTAG
- a CDS encoding DedA family protein: MVLSGLIAVGFCCFFVGEGLVLGKLLQPAIFYVGYVTVVAPSSWAVGLVTLASTLGATVGQWLLYRVFTPTRPPPGSGYWSPERLERLPGVLRRWAGQRWVGLVERQIDRFGAYGVGFCTAIPGVRTVVPIIAGVGAQPERSYTIAAGVGNLLYMGLLLGAAYGILGLGRLFVGL, translated from the coding sequence ATGGTACTTTCGGGCCTGATCGCGGTCGGCTTCTGCTGTTTCTTCGTCGGCGAAGGGCTCGTCCTCGGGAAACTCTTGCAGCCCGCGATTTTCTACGTCGGGTACGTCACCGTCGTCGCGCCGTCCTCGTGGGCCGTCGGACTGGTGACGCTCGCCTCGACGCTCGGCGCGACTGTCGGCCAGTGGCTCCTCTACCGTGTGTTTACGCCGACGCGACCACCGCCGGGAAGCGGCTACTGGTCGCCGGAACGGCTGGAGCGCCTCCCGGGCGTGCTCCGTCGGTGGGCGGGCCAGCGATGGGTCGGTCTCGTCGAGCGCCAGATCGACCGGTTCGGTGCGTACGGCGTCGGATTCTGCACGGCGATCCCGGGCGTACGGACGGTCGTTCCCATCATCGCTGGCGTCGGCGCGCAGCCGGAACGGAGCTACACGATCGCGGCCGGTGTCGGCAACCTGCTGTATATGGGTCTCCTTCTCGGCGCAGCGTACGGCATCCTGGGTCTCGGTCGGTTATTCGTCGGTCTGTGA
- the ncsA gene encoding tRNA 2-thiolation protein NcsA: MECDRCDAEAVMHAAYSGAHLCEDHLGASIEKRVRRRVRRDELIPREASPENPQTWVIGLSGGKDSVVLTHILHDTFEEDPRIELVGLTIHEGIEGYRDKSLDACVELTDELGIRHEVATYDEEFGVRMDDVVEDDPENMAACAYCGVFRRDVLSRYAEDLGADLLLTGHNLDDEAQTALMNFLEGDVAQVAKHFDASLGPLPEREDQDDFVARAKPLRDVPEKEVALYAHVNDLPAHITECPHASEAYRGEIQQVLYDLEERHPGTRHSIMAGYDELAGIAAERYGDDGGVELTECPQCGSTTSVTGDRCRKCTLLDALA, from the coding sequence ATGGAGTGCGATCGATGCGACGCGGAGGCGGTCATGCACGCCGCGTACTCCGGCGCACATCTCTGTGAGGACCACCTCGGCGCCTCGATCGAGAAACGCGTCAGGCGTCGTGTCCGACGGGACGAACTGATCCCCCGCGAGGCGAGCCCGGAGAACCCGCAGACGTGGGTGATCGGCCTCTCCGGCGGGAAAGACAGCGTCGTCCTCACGCACATCCTCCACGACACCTTCGAGGAGGATCCCCGGATCGAACTCGTCGGCCTGACGATCCACGAGGGTATCGAAGGATATCGCGACAAGAGCCTCGACGCGTGCGTCGAACTGACCGACGAGCTGGGGATCCGTCACGAGGTCGCGACCTACGACGAGGAGTTCGGCGTCCGGATGGACGACGTCGTCGAAGACGACCCCGAGAACATGGCGGCCTGCGCCTACTGCGGCGTCTTCAGGCGTGACGTCCTCTCGCGCTACGCCGAGGACCTCGGGGCCGATCTCTTGCTCACCGGCCACAACCTGGACGACGAGGCACAAACCGCGCTCATGAACTTCCTGGAGGGTGACGTCGCACAGGTCGCAAAGCACTTCGACGCCAGCCTCGGTCCGCTTCCGGAGCGCGAAGACCAGGACGATTTCGTCGCCCGCGCGAAGCCGCTTCGAGACGTCCCAGAGAAGGAAGTCGCCCTCTACGCACACGTAAACGACCTCCCGGCGCACATCACCGAGTGCCCGCACGCCAGCGAGGCGTACCGCGGCGAGATTCAGCAGGTGCTCTACGACTTAGAAGAGCGCCACCCCGGAACCCGACACTCGATCATGGCCGGCTACGACGAACTGGCCGGTATCGCGGCCGAGCGCTACGGCGACGACGGCGGCGTGGAGCTCACCGAGTGTCCCCAGTGTGGCTCGACGACCTCCGTCACCGGTGACCGGTGTCGGAAGTGTACGTTACTGGACGCGCTGGCCTGA